In a single window of the Papaver somniferum cultivar HN1 chromosome 8, ASM357369v1, whole genome shotgun sequence genome:
- the LOC113303611 gene encoding seipin-2-like, with protein MENLNIVYNYNHSVPFFDFLDNFLFKDKRIMAKKAKALLSEDESLPLSDNLYRLEFVENGADDEVILFKLKQSSESPPFTKSTFRRRSSSRSSRRQSFDDMKDSCGPKNSVLISEMSKVDQISNEMAFPSEEKKGNFNHFDDVDKYQNHQEINQSSYQLTNTKSFDDSLSNYALDMVSGLVIKTIGFQFNLFINFFTFPLWFMYCSFMFVTNPLGFVKWILKRTTRKFLNLGGGVVPFLFYKVTGEKSISKLAIKLAWGLLWSAYVFAVLFGILLSGFVIGGIVMRHIVEEPIKTTEVLNFDYTKSAPVALIPSTGCPSHEGDKFEVGNYVVGEPSSKVIPSHRNLKLTVSLTMPESDYNRNLGVFQVRVDSLSANGKVTTSSRYPCMLKFKSQLLRFLGTSIKSLPLLAGFSSESQVLDLEMRHLANEENEPTSCLKVVLEQRAQYKSGAGIPEIYAASMVLETELPLYKMMIWNWRKTLFVWISLVSFMTELVMILLCCRPIILPRGKPRFSSSAAKIGAGKTIPLIKDC; from the exons ATGGAGAATCTAAATATAGTATATAACTATAATCACTCTGTTCCATTCTTCGACTTCCTAGACAATTTTCTTTTCAAAGACAAAAGAATCATGGCCAAAAAGGCTAAAGCATTATTATCAGAAGATGAATCATTGCCGTTGTCGGATAATCTTTATCGTCTTGAGTTCGTCGAAAATGGAGCTGATGATGAGGTAATTCTGTTCAAACTCAAACAATCCTCCGAATCTCCACCCTTCACCAAAAGTACTTTTAGACGTCGTTCTTCTTCTCGTTCTAGCCGAAGACAGAGTTTTGATGATATGAAGGATTCTTGTGGTCCTAAGAATTCCGTTCTGATCTCGGAAATGAGTAAAGTTGATCAGATTTCTAATGAAATGGCATTCCCTTCTGAAGAGAAAAAGGGAAATTTTAACCATTTCGACGATGTAGACAAATACCAGAATCATCAAGAAATTAACCAAAGTTCTTACCAATTAACAAACACCAAGTCATTTGATGATTCTTTATCAAACTATGCTCTGGACATGGTTTCAggattagtgatcaaaaccattgGATTTCAATTCAACTTATTTATCAATTTCTTCACTTTTCCACTTTGGTTCATGTATTGTTCATTCATGTTTGTTACGAATCCATTAGGCTTTGTCAAATGGATTTTGAAACGAACAACTCGCAAGTTCTTGAATTTGGGTGGTGGAGTTGTTCCATTTTTGTTTTACAAAGTAACCGGAGAAAAGTCCATTAGTAAATTAGCAATAAAACTTGCATGGGGACTACTCTGGTCAGCTTATGTATTTGCTGTGCTGTTCGGAATTTTGCTGTCCGGATTCGTAATCGGTGGAATTGTTATGAGGCACATTGTTGAAGAACCGATCAAAACGACCGAGGTCTTGAATTTCGATTACACAAAGAGTGCGCCAGTTGCTTTGATACCAAGTACTGGGTGTCCTAGTCATGAAGGTGACAAGTTTGAAGTTGGAAATTACGTTGTAGGCGAGCCTTCGTCAAAAGTAATTCCTTCTCATCGGAACTTGAAGCTAACAGTCTCATTGACAATGCCAGAATCTGACTACAACAGGAATCTTGGGGTCTTTCAG GTTAGAGTAGATTCATTATCAGCAAATGGTAAAGTTACAACAAGTTCAAGATACCCCTGCATGTTGAAATTCAAAAGCCAGCTCCTGCGATTTCTTGGAACATCCATTAAGAGTCTTCCCCTCCTGGCAGGCTTTTCATCGGAATCTCAAGTTCTTGACCTTGAGATGAGGCATTTAGCTAACGAAGAAAATGAACCAACATCTTGCTTAAAGGTGGTCCTTGAACAAAGAGCTCAGTACAAGTCTGGCGCCGGTATACCTGAAATATATGCAGCATCCATGGTTCTTGAAACAGAACTTCCTCTATACAAAATGATGATTTGGAATTGGAGGAAGACGTTGTTCGTCTGGATTAGTTTGGTTTCGTTTATGACGGAGTTGGTTATGATTCTTTTATGTTGTAGACCTATTATTCTTCCAAGAGGAAAGCCAAGGTTTTCTAGTTCTGCTGCTAAAATTGGCGCTGGAAAAACTATACCTCTTATTAAAGACTGCTGA
- the LOC113302135 gene encoding aquaporin NIP1-1-like has protein sequence MATTQDQIPNGTNGNHQSSGSVVVNVKDSEIQQNHQLDHSNSQTDFKESSNSVLCVPFLQKMLAEVFGTYFLIFAGCGSVVVNLSNDRVVTLPGISIVWGLVVMVMVYSVGHISGAHFNPAVTIAFATVRRFPWKQVPAYIICQVLGSTLASGTLKLIFGGGKHELFCGTLPAGSDLQAVVLEFIITFYLMFVISGVATDNRAIGELAGLAVGATVLLNVLFAGPITGASMNPARTMGPAIVYGQYKSVWVYMVAPTVGAIGGAWAYNIIRFTNKPLREITRSGSFLKSVRK, from the exons ATGGCTACTACTCAAGATCAGATCCCTAATGGTACTAATGGAAATCACCAGTCAAGTGGATCAGTTGTTGTCAATGTTAAAGATTCAGAAATTCAGCAAAATCATCAACTTGATCATTCTAATTCTCAAACTGATTTCAAAGAATCATCAAACTCTGTTCTTTGTGTTCCTTTCTTACAGAAG ATGCTTGCAGAAGTATTTGGAACATACTTTCTAATATTTGCGGGTTGTGGATCAGTAGTAGTGAATCTTAGCAATGACAGAGTAGTAACACTTCCCGGTATATCCATAGTTTGGGGTTTGGTTGTGATGGTCATGGTTTACTCCGTGGGTCATATTTCGGGTGCTCATTTCAATCCGGCCGTTACTATTGCTTTTGCAACCGTCCGGAGATTCCCATGGAAACAG GTACCAGCATATATAATTTGTCAGGTTCTGGGATCAACATTAGCAAGCGGAACCTTAAAACTGATATTTGGAGGCGGGAAACATGAGCTTTTCTGCGGTACCTTACCCGCTGGATCAGACCTTCAAGCTGTGGTTCTTGAATTCATCATCACCTTTTACCTCATGTTTGTGATCTCTGGTGTCGCCACTGATAATCGTGCA ATTGGAGAACTTGCCGGCCTTGCAGTAGGAGCAACAGTCTTGCTAAACGTGCTTTTTGCCGG GCCGATTACGGGCGCGTCAATGAACCCAGCACGAACAATGGGACCAGCTATAGTTTACGGACAGTACAAATCGGTTTGGGTTTACATGGTTGCACCTACAGTTGGAGCAATAGGTGGTGCTTGGGCATACAATATAATTCGTTTTACAAACAAGCCATTACGGGAGATTACTAGAAGTGGTTCTTTCCTTAAAAGCGTTAGAAAATGA
- the LOC113305796 gene encoding uncharacterized protein LOC113305796 gives MKIISWNVCGFGNKDARNHLNMLIKTQNPDIIFLCETKNQSKRMSYLLKRFKYPNITLLDSIGLSGGLCILWKDGIDLQIIDAQMNMINCTVKLDSQNNSSMLTCIYGALNPSDKENQWNHLRNLRTTYTNPWIVIGDLNFILHQNEKEGGNPHGQSDIDANNLLLDSNNLFSMPYIGNPFTWTNRRNDNNLILERLDGAVISYDKFNIYPNVVLYHLTVLGSDHCPIMLITSKLECNTEKPFRVNRSWFRDPTCSELIEAEWKGNTNGSASFILANCLHNTKYCLKNWNYQHFGNINSQISNLEFQLSNLTRTVSNHNDIRVVELTRKLKYWYDVEEDFWRQRGIWLDDRHDIETELLRHFSDMSRTTHPPSSDTYLDRLENIITDQDNLMLTEIPSSEEIKKIVFDMKPWTTPGPDGFPPGFYQLMLETVGPEVVKMVKSFFHSKYILKQLNHNFTILIPKSNCPRNAADFRPISLCNVSYKIISKLLVSRLKKVLNKIISPSQTAFISGRLIHDNIVISHEFIHSMKKTKDKDGCVAIKLDMSKALKELSGPSSLIVSKSKVYYPQRGLRQGDPLSPHLFILCMEALSRILIQVEHDKLIHGFKANKHCPSISHLFYADDCLIFIKARIRDARNLTSIIDQFSKFSGQAVNFEKSALAFSKKVPNNVKNEISNILRIRRMSLNEKYLGVPLLLQKIKFDSFKHLIDNSKGRLAHWKPTYLAPPGRTVMNQSVLGSLASHHLGVFPMPKELTDKLDSIQMRFWWGKKDGEKDCFPKGWIDIALPKELGGLNIRQTDILNLTLLAKLAWRMVENPDDKWSCILRGKYFMNANPLCDSVPKQGSWIWKGICTGLDIIKKNYVWEIGNGKSIHIWKDNWIPNMHRPPSTQLIDHDMKCWKLETINALFDRNTVSEILKIRIPFNGEDKLRWEPTSNGSFTVKSAYKVILNDRLLHKSSKNNMSINCSFQQVTPLQAEAHALLNAVLWAKGKGWTKVHLEGDSLNVINAVNGSHSAVKWTTQNLINDVVDILNSFSVWLCTHVHMDANHLADILAKFARSKSVCFQYFSDTPEWIQTLIQQDKTLV, from the exons ATGAAAATCATTTCTTGGAATGTTTGTGGATTTGGAAACAAGGATGCTAGAAATCATCTTAACATGCTCATTAAAACTCAAAACCCTGACATAATTTTCTTGTGTGAAACCAAAAATCAGTCAAAGAGAATGAGCTACTTACTAAAGAGATTCAAGTATCCAAACATAACCCTTTTAGATTCTATAGGCCTTTCAGGAGGGTTATGTATCTTATGGAAAGATGGAATTGATTTGCAGATTATTGATGCTCAAATGAATATGATAAACTGCACTGTCAAACTTGATAGTCAAAATAACAGTAGCATGTTGACTTGTATTTATGGTGCTCTTAATCCCAGTGACAAGGAGAATCAATGGAACCACCTTAGAAACTTAAGGACAACTTATACTAATCCTTGGATTGTTATAGGAGACCTCAATTTCATCTTACATCAGAATGAAAAAGAAGGTGGAAATCCACATGGTCAAAGTGATATTGATGCTAATAATCTACTTTTGGATAGTAATAACCTTTTCAGTATGCCTTATATAGGAAATCCTTTTACCTGGACCAATAGAAGGAATGATAATAATCTAATTCTTGAAAGATTAGATGGAGCTGTTATTTCTTATGACAAGTTTAATATCTATCCAAATGTTGTTTTATATCACTTAACTGTCTTAGGGAGTGATCATTGTCCTATAATGCTAATCACTAGCAAACTGGAATGCAACACAGAGAAACCCTTTAGGGTGAATAGGTCCTGGTTCAGAGACCCTACTTGCTCTGAGTTAATCGAAGCTGAATGGAAAGGTAATACTAATGGCTCTGCTAGTTTTATCCTTGCTAATTGTCTACACAACACCAAATATTGTCTCAAAAACTGGAATTATCAACACTTTGGTAATATTAATTCTCAGATTTCTAACTTGGAATTTCAACTGTCTAATCTTACTAGAACTGTTAGTAATCACAATGACATCAGGGTTGTGGAGCTAACAAGGAAACTAAAGTATTGGTATGATGTTGAAGAAGATTTTTGGAGGcaaagag GTATTTGGCTTGATGATAGACATGATATTGAAACTGAGCTTCTTAGACATTTCAGTGACATGAGTAGAACTACACATCCCCCTAGCTCTGATACTTATCTTGATAGACTTGAAAATATCATAACCGATCAGGATAATCTTATGTTAACTGAAATTCCCTCTAGTGAAGAAATTAAGAAAATTGTCTTTGATATGAAGCCTTGGACcactccaggtccagatggcttTCCTCCTGGTTTCTATCAGTTAATGTTGGAGACAGTTGGACCTGAAGTGGTTAAAATGGTAAAATCTTTTTTCCATTCTAAATACATTCTTAAGCAATTAAATCACAACTTCACTATTCTCATTCCTAAGAGTAATTGTCCCAGAAATGCTGCTGATTTTAGGCCCATTAGCCTCTGCAATGTGTCTTATAAAATTATATCTAAGTTGCTAGTTTCTAGACTTAAGAAAGTTTTGAACAAAATTATATCTCCTTCTCAGACTGCTTTCATATCTGGTAGGCTAATAcatgataatatagttatttcccATGAATTTATTCATTCTATGAAGAAAACTAAGGATAAAGATGGTTGTGTAGCTatcaaacttgatatgtcaaaggCCTTGAAAGAATTGAGTGGTCCTTCCTCCTTGATAGTCTCAAAAA gtaaaGTTTACTATCCCCAAAGAGGAttgagacaaggagatcccttGTCTCCACACCTCTTCATTCTGTGCATGGAAGCTTTGTCTAGAATTTTAATTCAAGTTGAACATGATAAGCTCATCCATGGGTTTAAGGCCAATAAACATTGCCCCTCAATCTCTCATTTGTTCTATGCTGATGATTGCCTTATTTTCATAAAGGCAAGAATTAGAGATGCTAGAAACTtaactagtattattgatcaattTAGCAAATTTTCTGGGCAAGCTGTTAACTTTGAGAAATCAGCTCTAGCTTTTAGCAAGAAAGTACCTAACAATGTCAAAAATGAGATATCCAATATTCTTAGAATTAGGAGAATGTCTTTAAATGAAAAATATCTAGGTGTTCCTCTtcttttacaaaaaataaaatttgattctTTCAAACATTTGATTGACAATTCTAAGGGTAGACTTGCTCACTGGAAACCAACCTATCTAGCACCACCAGGAAGAACTGTAATGAACCAATCAGTGTTAGGAAGCTTAGCTAGCCATCACTTAGGTGTTTTTCCTATGCCAAAGGAGCTTACTGATAAGCTTGACAGTATTCAAATGAGATTTTGGTGGGGTAAAAAAGATGGTGAGAAAGATTGTTTTCCTAAGGGTTGGATTGACATAGCTCTTCCAAAAGAGCTAGGAGGTTTGAATATCAGGCAAACTGATATTTTAAATCTTACTCTTCTAGCTAAATTAGCTTGGAGGATGGTAGAGAATCCAGATGATAAATGGTCTTGTATTCTTAGGGGCAAATACTTTATGAATGCTAATCCTTTGTGTGATAGTGTGCCTAAACAgggctcttggatttggaagggGATCTGCACAGGCCTGgacataattaaaaaaaattatgtctgggAAATTGGTAATGGTAAATCTATACATATTTGGAAAGACAattggattccaaatatgcacagaCCACCCTCAACTCAATTAATTGATCATGATATGAAGTGCTGGAAATTGGAAACCATTAATGCTCTATTTGATAGGAATACTGTATCTGAAATCCTAAAGATTAGAATTCCTTTCAATGGAGAAGATAAGCTTAGATGGGAACCAACTAGTAATGGAAGCTTTACAGTTAAATCTGCCTACAAAGTCATTTTAAATGACAGACTCTTACACAAATCCAGCAAAAATAATATGAGTATTAACTG TTCTTTCCAACAAGTAACACCTCTGCAGGCTGAGGCGCATGCTTTGTTGAATGCAGTCTTATGGGCTAAAGGGAAAGGCTGGACAAAGGTGCACTTAGAAGGAGACTCCCTGAACGTGATCAATGCAGTAAATGGTTCTCACTCAGCAGTGAAATGGACAACACAAAACTTAATAAATGATGTAGTAGACATTCTTAATTCCTTTTCAGTTTGGTTGTGCACACATGTGCACATGGATGCAAATCATTTAGCTGACATTCTAGCTAAGTTTGCAAGATCCAAATCTGTTTGCTTTCAGTATTTCTCAGATACTCCTGAATGGATTCAAACTTTGATCCAACAGGATAAAACTCTCGTATAA